A single genomic interval of Arthrobacter globiformis harbors:
- a CDS encoding SCO4848 family membrane protein, with the protein MDVPAFLALVLIVSGVWSLAVWPQFLRRVMKDPRARDAAGKATKFLTVHIVLVTVSMVLGAATAAIGIAALVS; encoded by the coding sequence GTGGACGTCCCTGCCTTCCTTGCCCTGGTCCTGATCGTTTCGGGCGTGTGGTCCCTGGCGGTGTGGCCGCAGTTCCTGCGCCGCGTCATGAAGGACCCGCGGGCACGGGACGCCGCCGGCAAGGCCACGAAGTTCCTCACCGTCCATATTGTCCTGGTGACGGTATCCATGGTGCTGGGGGCCGCCACGGCCGCCATCGGAATCGCGGCGCTCGTCAGCTGA
- a CDS encoding SufS family cysteine desulfurase encodes MAVVSTPTTLTRALSAMDNAEVLRIRNDFPVLNQTVNGRPLIYLDSGATSQNPLSVIEAEQEFYEQRNAAVHRGAHHLAVEATEVFEDARQTVADFVGASYEEIVWTSNATEGLNVISYALSNAALWAAQGRGGSRLRDLALGPGDEIVVTEMEHHANLIPWQELAYRTGATLRHIPLDDAGVLRMDEAAEIVGERTRLLAFTHASNVLGTINPVSDLVALARRAGALVVLDACQSAPHLALDVKQLDVDFAVFSGHKMLGPTGVGVLYGKQELLDVLPPVLTGGSMITTVTMERAEYLPAPQRFEAGTQKISQAVALAAAVNYLTETGIDRVHRWESELGQRMVAGLEAIDGVRVLGPAAGQDRIGLAAFDVAGVHAHDVGQFLDARGIAVRVGHHCAQPLHRRLGLTATTRASAYLYNTTDDVDEFLDAVSGVRAYFRA; translated from the coding sequence TTGGCCGTAGTATCAACGCCAACCACGCTGACGCGTGCCCTTTCTGCGATGGACAATGCTGAGGTCCTGCGGATCCGCAACGACTTTCCGGTGCTGAACCAGACGGTCAACGGCCGCCCGCTCATCTACCTGGATTCCGGCGCCACCTCGCAGAATCCGCTGAGCGTCATCGAGGCCGAGCAGGAATTCTACGAGCAGCGGAACGCTGCCGTGCACCGCGGTGCCCACCACCTTGCCGTGGAGGCCACCGAGGTGTTCGAGGACGCCCGGCAGACCGTGGCCGACTTTGTCGGGGCGTCCTACGAGGAGATCGTCTGGACCTCCAACGCCACCGAAGGCCTGAACGTCATCAGCTATGCGCTGTCGAACGCCGCCCTGTGGGCAGCCCAGGGACGCGGCGGCTCCCGGCTGCGGGACTTGGCTCTGGGACCCGGCGATGAAATCGTGGTCACCGAAATGGAGCACCACGCAAACCTGATTCCCTGGCAGGAACTGGCCTACCGGACAGGTGCCACGCTGCGTCACATCCCGCTGGACGACGCCGGGGTGCTGCGGATGGATGAGGCAGCGGAAATCGTGGGGGAGCGTACCAGGCTGCTGGCGTTCACCCACGCCTCGAATGTGCTGGGCACCATCAACCCGGTCAGCGATCTTGTGGCCCTCGCCCGGCGGGCAGGCGCCCTGGTGGTGCTGGATGCGTGCCAGTCGGCACCGCACCTCGCCCTGGACGTCAAGCAGTTGGATGTCGACTTCGCTGTTTTTTCCGGCCACAAGATGCTGGGGCCAACCGGCGTCGGCGTGCTTTACGGCAAGCAGGAGCTCTTGGACGTGCTCCCACCGGTCCTGACCGGCGGTTCCATGATCACCACCGTGACCATGGAACGCGCGGAGTACCTCCCCGCACCGCAGCGGTTTGAAGCCGGCACCCAGAAAATTTCGCAGGCGGTGGCCCTTGCCGCCGCGGTCAACTATCTGACGGAAACCGGCATCGACCGGGTGCATCGCTGGGAGTCCGAGCTCGGCCAGCGGATGGTGGCGGGCCTGGAAGCCATCGACGGCGTCCGCGTGCTGGGTCCGGCCGCCGGCCAGGACCGCATAGGGCTGGCGGCCTTTGACGTTGCCGGTGTCCACGCGCACGACGTCGGCCAGTTCCTTGACGCGCGGGGCATAGCGGTCCGCGTGGGCCACCATTGCGCGCAGCCGCTGCACCGGCGCCTGGGCCTGACGGCCACCACCCGGGCCAGCGCCTACTTGTACAACACCACCGACGACGTGGACGAATTCCTGGACGCAGTGTCCGGAGTCCGCGCCTACTTCCGGGCCTAG
- the sufU gene encoding Fe-S cluster assembly sulfur transfer protein SufU, translating to MSLDQLYQQIILDHSKARHGSGLAATAAPDGASTGQSHQLNPVCGDEVTLRVAVDHGTVTQLAWDGAGCSISMASASVLSELAEGMTVDELRSVIGNFRDVLRSRGKISADPEILGDAAAFEGVARYAARVKCAMISWVAAEDALNQAA from the coding sequence ATGAGCCTCGACCAGCTTTACCAGCAGATCATCCTGGACCACTCCAAGGCCCGGCACGGCAGCGGATTGGCCGCCACGGCTGCCCCGGACGGCGCGTCCACCGGCCAATCACACCAGCTCAATCCCGTGTGCGGCGACGAGGTCACCCTGCGCGTGGCCGTGGACCACGGCACGGTGACTCAGCTGGCGTGGGACGGGGCCGGCTGCTCGATCTCCATGGCCTCCGCTTCCGTGCTGAGCGAGCTGGCCGAGGGCATGACCGTGGACGAACTCCGCTCGGTGATCGGGAACTTCCGCGATGTCCTGCGGTCCCGGGGAAAGATCTCTGCCGACCCGGAAATCCTCGGCGACGCAGCTGCCTTTGAAGGCGTGGCCCGCTACGCCGCGAGGGTGAAATGCGCCATGATCTCCTGGGTTGCGGCCGAGGATGCCCTGAACCAGGCGGCCTGA
- a CDS encoding DUF2505 domain-containing protein: protein MALSASTTLPHGVDSVIAVFANEDFQRHTSEYVGGSLESFTVAGDIAGEFSTTSVRTLPTTRLPEIARKFVGDSLKVTQVENWDAPAADGSRQSTISLKIAGAPIDVSAVQRLVADGGSTRVELVGNVTSSVPFLGGKIADAAEPMVGKALNIQSQQAQAWLESH from the coding sequence ATGGCACTGAGTGCATCCACCACCCTTCCCCACGGCGTCGACAGCGTCATCGCAGTCTTCGCGAACGAGGACTTCCAGCGCCACACCAGCGAATACGTCGGCGGCAGCCTCGAGTCCTTCACCGTGGCGGGCGACATCGCCGGGGAATTCAGCACCACGTCGGTGCGCACCCTCCCCACGACGCGCCTGCCGGAAATCGCCCGCAAGTTCGTCGGCGATAGCCTGAAGGTGACCCAGGTGGAAAACTGGGACGCCCCGGCAGCCGACGGTTCGCGCCAGAGCACCATCTCCCTGAAGATCGCCGGCGCGCCGATCGACGTGTCCGCTGTCCAGCGTCTCGTGGCGGACGGCGGCAGCACGCGGGTTGAGCTTGTTGGCAACGTCACCTCCTCCGTGCCGTTCCTGGGCGGCAAGATTGCCGACGCCGCCGAGCCCATGGTGGGCAAGGCGCTGAACATCCAGTCGCAGCAGGCCCAGGCCTGGCTCGAAAGCCACTAG
- the nhaA gene encoding Na+/H+ antiporter NhaA — protein MPKPPVPARKFRVFSRSTYSEYLRIAAILRTETVGGALLLAATAAALIWANSPAADAYFGLRDFKLGYEPWHLQLTLGHWASDGLLALFFFIAGLELKREFVSGDLRRPSRAVVPVTAAAGGVAVPAIIYSFITWNAGAEALRGWAIPTATDIAFALAVLAVINTHLPAALRTFLLTLAVVDDLIAIGIIAFFYSSGLQPALLLAALVPLALFAWLVQKRVSHWYLLLPLAAATWALVHVSGIHATVAGVLLGFTVPVAASRRYSHSGATDVSTIDDGATGMAARLEHRLRPLSAGFAVPVFAFFSAGVALGGTTGLMSALSDPVAVGIVTALIVGKAIGVLGTTFLVTKTTRAQLDDGLKWVDVAGLSLLAGVGFTVSLLIAELSFGSGSTKDDHAKVAILAGSLTAAALAAVVLKARNRHYRRLEAEEARDDDGDGVPDVFERSERDL, from the coding sequence ATGCCCAAGCCACCTGTCCCAGCCCGAAAGTTCCGGGTTTTCAGCCGTTCCACGTATTCGGAGTATCTGCGCATTGCCGCCATCCTCCGGACGGAGACCGTAGGCGGCGCACTCCTCCTCGCCGCTACAGCCGCAGCGCTGATCTGGGCCAACTCCCCCGCCGCCGACGCCTACTTTGGATTGCGTGACTTCAAGCTGGGCTACGAGCCCTGGCACCTGCAACTGACCCTGGGGCACTGGGCGTCCGACGGACTGCTGGCACTGTTCTTCTTCATTGCCGGCCTGGAACTGAAACGCGAGTTTGTCTCCGGCGATCTGCGCAGGCCGTCCCGCGCGGTCGTTCCGGTGACGGCGGCAGCGGGCGGGGTGGCTGTCCCGGCCATCATCTACTCCTTCATTACCTGGAATGCGGGCGCCGAGGCGCTCAGGGGCTGGGCCATCCCCACCGCCACCGACATTGCGTTCGCGCTGGCAGTGCTGGCTGTCATCAACACCCACCTGCCCGCCGCTCTGAGGACGTTCCTGCTGACCCTCGCCGTGGTGGATGACCTGATCGCCATCGGCATCATCGCGTTCTTCTACTCCTCCGGGCTCCAGCCGGCCCTGCTGCTCGCCGCCCTTGTCCCGCTGGCTCTGTTCGCGTGGCTGGTGCAGAAGCGGGTGAGCCACTGGTACCTGCTCCTGCCGCTGGCGGCGGCCACGTGGGCACTCGTGCATGTTTCCGGCATCCACGCCACGGTGGCTGGCGTCCTGCTCGGCTTCACCGTTCCGGTGGCGGCCTCGCGGCGGTACAGCCACTCAGGCGCCACCGACGTCAGCACCATTGACGACGGCGCCACCGGCATGGCTGCACGCCTGGAACACCGGCTACGTCCATTGTCTGCAGGCTTCGCGGTTCCTGTCTTCGCATTCTTCTCGGCGGGCGTTGCGCTCGGCGGAACTACGGGACTCATGTCTGCCCTGTCCGACCCGGTGGCGGTGGGCATCGTGACAGCGCTGATCGTTGGCAAAGCCATCGGCGTGTTGGGGACAACATTCCTCGTCACGAAAACCACCCGCGCGCAGCTCGACGACGGACTGAAGTGGGTCGACGTCGCGGGGCTTTCCCTCCTGGCGGGCGTGGGCTTCACGGTCTCCCTGCTGATCGCCGAACTGAGTTTCGGATCGGGCTCGACCAAGGACGATCACGCAAAGGTTGCCATCCTGGCCGGTTCGCTGACTGCCGCAGCGTTGGCCGCCGTCGTGCTTAAGGCCCGCAACAGGCACTACCGCCGCCTTGAAGCGGAGGAGGCAAGGGACGACGACGGCGACGGCGTGCCGGATGTCTTCGAACGGTCGGAACGGGACCTGTGA